One region of Wyeomyia smithii strain HCP4-BCI-WySm-NY-G18 chromosome 3, ASM2978416v1, whole genome shotgun sequence genomic DNA includes:
- the LOC129728185 gene encoding uncharacterized protein LOC129728185: MNNIITKAAQAAGIPTHHIRKYVDDLFVLIHRDRVQEVLDIFNLQDENIRFTCEVEENGRLPYLDMLLIRTDDRRIQTDWYAKPMASGRMLNYLSFHPMAQKIGVVFNFIDRVRTLSTFRTEDEKKQIITKMLLSNNYPLRLINRMLRHGRPPEITKTTSKPDCYRSLVHIPGLTPMIKRTLKINMPSMGIACSSDHTVKSLCETAKDPAPHMQKSNAVYRIACIDCEKCYIGMTKNQLRTKMYGHQSLVNTLDRHLSTGHEYSDPQIQQLREKSALLEHAIDQQHRFDINNPSIVDTSFKTQALPVLEMCHIYTTPDTVNRRTDTDGISATYSYLLTSVANLRAERPTAARQHQSDTNEAFDSNTNQSS, encoded by the coding sequence ATGAACAACATTATTACCAAAGCAGCGCAGGCCGCAGGCATTCCCACCCATCACATTAGAAAGTATGTTGATGACCTTTTCGTGCTGATCCATAGGGACAGAGTACAAGAAGTTCTCGACATCTTTAATCTGCAGGATGAAAACATACGTTTCACTTGTGAAGTGGAGGAGAATGGTAGACTACCGTACCTGGATATGCTGCTAATTAGAACCGACGACAGAAGGATCCAAACGGATTGGTATGCCAAGCCGATGGCATCAGGCAGAATGCTCAATTATCTCTCGTTCCATCCAATGGCTCAAAAAATCGGGGTTGTCTTCAATTTCATTGACCGGGTTCGAACGTTGAGCACCTTTCGCACGGAGGACGAGAAGAAACAGATTATAACTAAAATGCTACTAAGTAACAACTACCCACTGCGGCTTATCAACAGAATGCTTCGCCACGGCCGCCCTCcagaaataacaaaaacaactaGCAAACCAGACTGTTATCGATCGTTGGTACATATACCAGGTCTCACACCTATGATAAAACGCACACTAAAAATCAACATGCCTTCGATGGGAATCGCTTGCAGCAGCGATCACACAGTCAAGAGTTTGTGTGAGACTGCTAAAGATCCCGCTCCCCACATGCAGAAAAGTAATGCCGTATACCGAATTGCATGTATTGACTGCGAGAAATGCTACATCGGTAtgaccaaaaatcagctgcgaACGAAGATGTACGGCCACCAGTCGTTAGTGAACACTCTCGATCGGCACCTATCGACTGGTCACGAATACTCTGATCCACAGATACAGCAGCTCAGAGAGAAATCTGCTCTGTTGGAGCACGCTATAGATCAACAACACCGTTTTGATATAAACAATCCATCGATAGTCGATACCAGTTTCAAAACACAGGCGCTGCCGGTATTGGAGATGTGCCACATATACACCACTCCTGATACGGTCAATCGACGTACGGACACTGATGGCATCAGCGCTACATATAGCTATCTGCTTACAAGTGTAGCGAATCTGAGAGCGGAGCGACCTACAGCAGCCCGTCAGCACCAAAGCGACACCAACGAAGCATTTGATTCCAACACTAACCAAAGCTCATAG